In Mugil cephalus isolate CIBA_MC_2020 chromosome 19, CIBA_Mcephalus_1.1, whole genome shotgun sequence, the genomic stretch tagtcagagtcagagtcaactttttaaaataacactcatggtctcagggagtgagcgtattagtatattctctaaaatatgcgtttcccttgtccattcttgccaaaacaagaatgaaatatgctaaccgctgtttacagggtatagtgtttgagatcttttgcttccagttaagccccgcccctcaaattACATCACATCGTTTACATACCGATGCAACAGTTGGTCACCTGCAAGCAGCACGTCCAACTTTCACAAGTGCATAAAGCTTGGTTTGTTAGCTAgagatgctaagctaagctaagcaggGCCCGCCTGCATTGTGGCCGATGCAGGAGGATTATTCGCAGCTAATTTCTAGTCGCCATCCAGTCACTCAGTCTACGACTAAATGTACAAACATGCAGACACCATGCCTACTTcgtttttgttcttttgctcTTGGTTGTCATAAATACTggaaacatgaaaagcatgaaCATGCCAAAGTTGGAAAAAACACTTGTGCaccgttagcttagcataaggacAGAGTGAAACGGCTACCCTACTTGGGAGTCCAGTTCTCACCATGAGGCTGCCAAGCTGCTAGACATGCCTCCAGGGAGTATTTGTGCCCAGCCAAGAAATAGTTCTAGCATATACTGACAAGATAATCTACAAAGAAGAACATATGGATTTGATCAAATGAGCTGTAGAGAGGATTTTGATACTTCAGCCCAGAGTCAAGCAAGATTTTCCCCCTATTTTTTCTCCAGTCTTTATCCTAAGCTAACCGGATGCTAGCTCCAGCTTTAAGCGCATTTCCCTAAACTACTCTTTAAAATTCTCTTTCTTTCGGGACCAGAATGTATTAAACGGTTTATTCTGCTTCACAGGAACGTGTGCGTAATCACAAGTACAGAAGCGTGGGGGATTTGGAAAAGGATATTTTCCTCCTGTGTCACAATGCTCAGACTTATAACCTGGAGGGATCTCAGGTGAACCCCGAGGAATTCTTTCACTTGCAAGCAACAACacttatttttcacagtttccaTTCTGTCGTCCTGCTCGTAAATGGGTTTGGATTTTTGATGTGGTGAACAACACCCCATGCTCTGATtatctgtgtgggtgtgtgtgtgtgtgtgtgtggtgtgtgtgtgtgtgtgggcgtgtgtgtttttgttaaccGCTGCAGATCTATGAGGATTCGATTGTCATTAAGTCTGTTTTTGAGAGCGCCAGACAGAGAATTGTCACAGACGAGGAACAGAAAGAGGCGGTTAGCGCCAGCCACAGCGATAATGGCGGTGGGGCTGAAGACCAATTTGTTCCATCTGCAGGTGAGGGCTGTGTTTTTACATGAGAACACGAGCgaaagcaataaaaaataaaaaaaaaattagacaagGAATACGCAGAACGGTCTAATTAAATCTGATTGTTCTTGCAATAACATCCTGAAAAGTTGCACGTGCCGTGTTCTGCATCACACTCATTGTGTCTTCTCTTTGTGTTACCAGTGAAACCATTACCAGTGCAGATAAAGAAGGGGGCTAAGGAGGAGCAAAGCAGAAATACCATGGCTAAGAGGCTTCACAGTGATTTAGACAGTGAAGAGGATCTAGAGGATAACACCACAAAAGATGAGGGTTGAACTGAATCTccctctgttttattattatttttttttgtattcctgTCCACGTCTTTTCTCTGCTACATTCCTCTtcattgatttctttattttataatcAAAAGAAAGGTCTTTGACcacacagagagaagcatcTATGTAtaaatgcttttttcttttttttctttttttttacataactcAGTCTGAAACACATCTTGCTGCACATAGCGCTGTTCTTTTCACGTCGCTGGTCTTTTGCAATAATTATAATTTACGTTTTATCTGCTTTGGTCCCTGTGATTGCTTCTGCAGATACTATGTAAAATACCAGTTTTACTGACTGTTTTTAATCAGTATATTTGATTGTATGAAATGCCTTCATATGTCTTTGGAGCATGTATGTATCTCCCTCTTGAAAGCTCCAGAGGAGCACCTGCTGATGACAAAAGGCGGATGCGTTCAATCAGATCAAGAGAACTGAGggactttttaaagaaaaacaaaccctgtaaatgtgtttaaaatctcTGAATGTGACTTTTAGGGAGGTGCATTTCATAAAAGCCACAGTGGAAGAGCTTGTCTGTTTCCGATTCTTGATGGGATACGTTTGAGTCTAGCCAAGAGTACTCAAGGTGTACATTTGTATCCCTTGTTCTACAGTATATTCACATGTTGTACAGTTTGTGTGACAAGTAACAgcgttttcttttcatttactcTCCTAATTGCTGGGGAGGATGGAAGACTTCATTGTTAAGACAATCCCTAAAAACCTGTATCACTTAAACCCTTGCAAAATAAATTTTACCAAAAACTCcactggtttattattattattattactattattgttgtGGATGGGAACATGTGTTGTAACATTTAGTATATTGTTAAATCATAAACAGCTTTTCAAATGGTAAATTCACATTCCTCCATATTGGGCAGGGTGTGGCCATTAGAGAAAACCCCCCTTTAAATAATAACTGATAAATGTGAACTGTATTTTTATAAGTCTGCCAGTAGGTGGTGCTAGAGAGCTTTTTGTTCATGGCTATAATTGTGGCTGCGGTTTAAATGTTGGTTTAAACATGAACAGTGTCCCTCATTATTTCTGTTGCAAGTCccaagtctttttttctttttccttttttggacATGTCAAGTCACATTACTGCCATCTTTCCTGCAGAATTTGgtcttaataaagagaaaatataagatAATAGTAACTGTCAAATAATATTATTGTATCCAACCTGATTAATTACTGATATATTCAGTAAAATACATGGAatcaaataaaatctaaaactatttattatCTGTAGATGAAAAAACAACTCCTTCCATGCTTGGTTGAATATGCTGTGAAACAGATGTGGAAAAACAAGGACCAAAAAAATAGGAccaaaacatgttgtttttttgtggtttaactgtgtttttatccaTCAACTTACTCCTTATTAAACTACATCTACTTAATTCATCTGctttataaccatatttattgttttataattatatttacCTAAACTCTTGATCCATGGCACATATAAAATTCACCttttaaaaccatatttaaGTTCTGAAAATGTTGCGTCCATGCTCATGTCAAGCTTCTATGTTTAAGTCATTCCAGtatttatattctgtgaatatgtgtattttagacAAATTATGTGTCTACTCCACCGTGAGCCAAGGTAACGAAATGTATCTTAATATCTACACCGATGGTGTGTTTCTTGAAGGACAATAAAGGAAATATAAACTAAAGTTAGCTAATTAAATTAGCTACTACTCTAACTAATAGGCTAATTTTAGCTAATTCACAAGCACTTACTCGGCAGAATGGCTCTTCAAATCCCAGACAAAGTTTGACGTTGCAGACATGCTGTCTGAAATCTTTGTTTTGCACGTTGTCCGTTCTGCAGTTTGCCGTTTCCCTTCACATGTGTAGTTTTTAAAACCAAAGGCAAAGACATTTGGCACCTTTCCGGCTCCCACCAACATAATGATGACGATGATCACCTGAAGTCTCAAGTCAAGTCCCAAGTCTTAACCTTCCAAGTCCAAGTTGAGTCTCAAGTCATCAAAATAGCGACTGGAGTCGCCATCTCTGAT encodes the following:
- the LOC124996195 gene encoding probable global transcription activator SNF2L2 isoform X2 encodes the protein MEDDISLKKRKGDHHGEKELQGTQETGEKVKRKRGRPPAEKLPPNPPELTRTLNTLVDMVINYKDGLGRQISKGFVQLPSKKEVPEYYELIRKPVDFRRIRERVRNHKYRSVGDLEKDIFLLCHNAQTYNLEGSQIYEDSIVIKSVFESARQRIVTDEEQKEAVSASHSDNGGGAEDQFVPSAVKPLPVQIKKGAKEEQSRNTMAKRLHSDLDSEEDLEDNTTKDEG